One genomic segment of Sanyastnella coralliicola includes these proteins:
- a CDS encoding single-stranded DNA-binding protein: MAGINKVILLGNLGKDPELRHTQSGVAVCSFPIATSETYTDRNSGEKRTQTEWHNVVLWRRLAETAEKYLHKGSQVYIEGKIRTRSWEDESGQKRYTTEVVGDVMQLLGRPEGQDNRQAQAPHPAQAAQPAQAAQTTQVGQMDEGADDLPF; this comes from the coding sequence ATGGCAGGTATAAACAAAGTAATCCTCTTAGGGAATCTCGGAAAAGACCCTGAGCTCAGACATACACAAAGTGGAGTAGCAGTATGCTCATTCCCAATCGCAACTTCAGAAACATACACTGATCGCAACTCTGGCGAGAAGCGTACCCAAACAGAATGGCACAATGTTGTGCTGTGGCGTCGTTTGGCTGAAACTGCAGAAAAATACCTACACAAAGGTTCTCAGGTGTACATCGAAGGAAAGATTCGCACACGTTCTTGGGAAGATGAAAGCGGACAGAAGCGTTACACTACCGAAGTAGTTGGTGACGTTATGCAGTTGCTTGGCCGTCCTGAAGGACAAGACAACCGCCAGGCGCAGGCGCCACATCCAGCGCAAGCGGCTCAGCCAGCTCAAGCAGCACAGACAACGCAAGTTGGTCAAATGGACGAAGGGGCAGACGACCTCCCGTTCTGA
- the mutY gene encoding A/G-specific adenine glycosylase translates to MEVLAEKILEWYQQNKRQLPWREDANPFKIWLSEIILQQTRVDQGTAYYLKFTDRFSTVHDLASAEEEEVLKLWQGLGYYSRARNLLFAAKQVVNEHDGVFPASAEGLRSLKGIGPYTAAAIASIAYNEAIPVVDGNVLRVISRLIGMEDAINSAKGEKKVRETMTKILPNSHPGDFNQSVMELGALVCKPQNPLCSSCPWQDDCQANKDQSFDRIPFKEKKTKTKAVHTYYIVLKHRDELLVRKRPAKGIWANMYDFPSIEHPKAITEEEAITQLQTALGKSFNVAHISESFKHILSHRKIQARFIIASTDQKIEPKNDESWVAKGAFDNLPIPRLIDKAQDLFWTP, encoded by the coding sequence ATGGAAGTATTAGCGGAAAAGATCCTCGAATGGTACCAGCAAAATAAGCGTCAGCTACCTTGGCGCGAAGACGCTAACCCCTTCAAGATCTGGCTTTCAGAGATTATTCTTCAGCAGACTCGGGTGGATCAAGGGACGGCCTATTACCTGAAATTTACTGACCGTTTTTCTACCGTTCATGACCTCGCTAGCGCGGAAGAAGAAGAGGTTTTAAAGCTCTGGCAAGGACTAGGCTACTATTCTCGTGCGCGCAACCTGCTTTTTGCTGCCAAACAAGTGGTAAATGAGCATGATGGTGTTTTTCCCGCTAGCGCGGAAGGGTTACGCAGCTTAAAGGGAATTGGTCCGTACACCGCAGCAGCCATTGCTTCCATCGCTTACAATGAAGCCATCCCTGTTGTCGATGGAAATGTACTTCGCGTGATTTCGCGATTGATTGGCATGGAAGACGCGATCAATTCCGCCAAAGGCGAGAAAAAAGTACGCGAAACCATGACCAAGATCTTACCTAACTCCCACCCTGGCGACTTCAACCAAAGCGTCATGGAACTCGGTGCCTTGGTATGCAAACCCCAAAACCCGCTTTGTAGCAGCTGTCCGTGGCAAGATGATTGCCAGGCGAATAAAGACCAAAGCTTCGACCGCATTCCGTTCAAAGAGAAGAAAACGAAAACCAAAGCAGTACACACCTATTATATAGTACTTAAACATCGAGATGAACTGTTAGTGAGAAAACGGCCAGCGAAGGGTATTTGGGCCAACATGTATGACTTTCCGAGTATCGAACATCCGAAAGCCATCACTGAAGAAGAAGCCATCACCCAACTACAAACGGCTTTGGGGAAAAGCTTCAACGTAGCCCACATTTCAGAGAGCTTTAAGCACATCCTCTCCCATCGGAAGATTCAAGCGCGTTTCATCATTGCTTCAACAGATCAAAAAATTGAGCCCAAGAATGATGAATCTTGGGTAGCGAAAGGTGCCTTTGACAACTTGCCAATTCCTCGCTTGATAGACAAAGCACAAGACCTCTTCTGGACCCCCTAG
- a CDS encoding HU family DNA-binding protein, protein MTKADIVNEIADKTGIEKADVQTTIEAFMATVKGSLEKGENVYLRGFGSFVIKTRAKKTGRNILKNTTIVIPAHNIPSFKPAKTFVDGVKNKVSVK, encoded by the coding sequence ATGACGAAGGCGGATATCGTGAACGAGATCGCAGACAAGACTGGAATTGAGAAAGCTGACGTGCAGACTACCATCGAAGCATTTATGGCAACTGTAAAGGGGTCATTGGAAAAAGGTGAAAATGTGTACCTACGCGGATTCGGAAGCTTTGTGATCAAAACACGCGCTAAGAAGACTGGACGTAACATCTTGAAGAACACAACGATCGTTATTCCAGCACATAATATTCCTTCATTCAAGCCTGCGAAAACATTCGTAGACGGGGTGAAGAACAAGGTCTCTGTTAAGTAA
- a CDS encoding tetratricopeptide repeat protein, with amino-acid sequence MSGKTAKLAVVLGAIALIVLFMVMPRQPESVVEEVGEQKPASAAEIELMAAVEQVQNGGNPMEGIMRIRALLEEDSTYADAHLWLGFFSLQSGQTDKAVSRFNKVKQLDPLNPEPFWQLGMMHIDKEDYRSAIPELEQAVVRDSAYVNGMFFMARCYEELQMPDSALFYYESYLPFAPDTVVTNRVNDFITNLKEEINR; translated from the coding sequence ATGAGCGGTAAGACCGCCAAACTTGCAGTTGTACTAGGCGCAATAGCCCTGATCGTTCTTTTTATGGTAATGCCTCGCCAACCGGAATCGGTGGTCGAGGAAGTAGGTGAACAAAAGCCTGCATCGGCAGCTGAGATTGAACTCATGGCAGCCGTGGAGCAAGTCCAAAATGGGGGAAACCCTATGGAAGGGATTATGCGCATCAGAGCACTGCTAGAAGAAGATTCTACGTATGCCGATGCACACCTTTGGTTGGGCTTCTTCAGCTTGCAGTCTGGGCAAACCGACAAAGCAGTGAGTCGCTTCAATAAAGTGAAGCAACTTGACCCACTCAACCCAGAGCCATTTTGGCAATTGGGAATGATGCACATCGACAAGGAAGACTATCGATCTGCGATTCCTGAGCTGGAACAAGCAGTGGTGAGAGATTCAGCTTATGTGAATGGCATGTTCTTCATGGCGCGATGCTACGAAGAGCTACAAATGCCAGACAGCGCTTTGTTCTACTACGAAAGTTACCTGCCTTTCGCACCCGATACTGTGGTGACGAATCGCGTGAACGACTTTATAACAAATTTGAAAGAAGAAATAAACCGATAA
- a CDS encoding Rne/Rng family ribonuclease, translated as MNVELVINSTKEGTEIALLHDRTLVELHKEHVNQEYAVGDLYVGKVRKVLPSLNAAFVDVGYERDAFLHYLDLGPQFASMKLYARRVMTGKQQSSSLADFRKLPDIDKGGKIKDQLSSSQQVLVQVAKEPISAKGPRLTTEVTLPGRFIVLVPFSTKISLSQRIQNEEERTRLRRLMQSIKPPNFGVIVRTVAENKGAAELHADLSEQVKRWEQLYDNLKKNKKPPHRVLGEIGKTNALLRDILTPNFSAIHVNDEGIANEVKDFLRSIAPDKEGVVKLSKGKDLFDTFHIHKQIKATFGKQVNLKSGAYLIIEHTEAMHVIDVNSGGRKGGVKNQEENALQTNLECAREIARILRLRDMGGIICIDFIDMGDRANQKKLFEELKKAMSTDKAKHNILPPSRFGVVEITRQRVREVTDITTAEKCPSCGGKGVVEAPILFTDTIENNLRYLREDKKMTNVRLVVHPMVEAYLTKGLWNSTIKKWRKQYKMKIALEANSSLQFLEHHFYDSKDEEITL; from the coding sequence GTGAATGTAGAACTGGTCATAAATTCTACGAAAGAAGGCACTGAAATAGCCTTGCTTCATGACCGGACGCTGGTTGAATTGCACAAAGAGCATGTCAACCAAGAATATGCTGTAGGAGACCTATACGTAGGTAAGGTTCGCAAAGTATTGCCGAGCCTTAATGCAGCATTTGTGGATGTTGGATACGAGAGAGATGCGTTTTTGCATTACCTCGATCTAGGTCCGCAGTTTGCCTCGATGAAATTGTACGCGAGGCGCGTTATGACGGGAAAACAGCAGTCCTCTAGTCTGGCAGACTTCCGAAAGTTGCCTGACATTGATAAGGGGGGTAAGATCAAAGATCAGCTGTCGAGCAGCCAGCAAGTGCTGGTGCAAGTCGCAAAAGAGCCTATTTCAGCCAAAGGTCCGCGCCTGACAACGGAAGTAACGTTGCCGGGTCGCTTCATTGTGCTCGTGCCTTTTTCTACAAAAATCTCCCTTTCACAACGTATCCAGAACGAAGAAGAACGTACGCGTCTTCGTCGTCTGATGCAGAGTATCAAGCCGCCTAACTTCGGTGTGATCGTACGTACGGTTGCCGAAAATAAGGGAGCGGCTGAACTGCACGCTGACTTGTCTGAGCAAGTAAAGCGTTGGGAGCAGCTGTATGACAACCTCAAGAAGAACAAGAAACCACCTCACCGTGTCTTAGGTGAGATTGGTAAAACCAACGCGCTGTTGCGCGATATTCTGACACCGAATTTCTCTGCTATTCACGTCAACGACGAAGGCATTGCGAATGAGGTGAAAGATTTCCTTCGCTCCATTGCTCCTGATAAAGAAGGGGTGGTGAAGCTGTCGAAAGGAAAAGACCTCTTTGATACCTTCCACATCCACAAACAGATCAAAGCAACCTTCGGGAAGCAGGTAAATCTAAAGAGCGGTGCGTACTTGATTATCGAGCATACGGAGGCCATGCACGTGATTGACGTGAACAGTGGTGGACGTAAAGGCGGTGTCAAGAATCAAGAGGAAAACGCACTCCAGACCAACCTCGAATGTGCACGCGAAATTGCTCGCATCTTGCGCCTTCGTGATATGGGTGGAATCATTTGTATCGACTTCATCGATATGGGTGACCGTGCGAACCAGAAGAAACTATTCGAAGAGCTGAAAAAAGCCATGTCAACCGACAAGGCGAAGCACAACATTCTTCCTCCAAGTCGTTTCGGAGTGGTAGAAATCACTCGCCAGCGTGTTCGCGAGGTAACTGATATTACTACGGCTGAGAAATGTCCTTCTTGTGGAGGTAAGGGAGTAGTGGAAGCTCCGATCCTATTCACAGATACCATCGAAAATAACTTGCGCTACCTGCGTGAGGATAAGAAGATGACCAATGTTCGTTTGGTAGTGCACCCAATGGTGGAGGCTTACCTGACGAAAGGACTCTGGAATAGCACCATCAAGAAGTGGCGTAAGCAGTACAAGATGAAGATTGCGCTTGAAGCGAATTCATCACTCCAATTCCTGGAGCATCATTTCTACGATAGTAAAGACGAAGAGATCACCCTCTGA
- a CDS encoding HD domain-containing protein: MNKRKILNDPVYGFITLRYERLLDLIDHPYFQRLRRISQLGLSHLVYPGATHNRFHHAIGAMHLMQGAIEEIRQKGHEITEEEAKAVCTAILLHDIGHGPFSHALEHTLVKGISHEDISVFIMNYLNEELNGELDMTIEIFNNHYPKHFLHQLVSSQLDMDRLDYLRRDSFYSGVTEGQVGSDRIIKMLNVVDDQLVVEEKGIYSIEKFIVARRLMYWQVYLHKTVLSAEFMLVNILKRAKELSREGVELFASPALMTFLNNDFTREEFLSNPDVLSTFCRLDDYDILSSIKVWQDHEDTVLAELCKRLSSRELFKIDLRKEEFSEAEVHEKIERIKNTFNLNDHEASYFLIQESIDNRAYSSAANEIKILFKDGTTKDVAEASDHLNLSTLSQPVLKHFIAFPSEVR, encoded by the coding sequence ATGAACAAACGTAAGATCCTGAACGACCCGGTCTATGGCTTTATCACTTTGCGCTACGAACGTCTCTTAGATCTCATTGACCATCCTTACTTCCAACGCTTACGTCGAATTTCTCAATTGGGCTTATCTCACTTGGTGTATCCGGGAGCGACGCACAACCGTTTTCATCATGCCATTGGTGCCATGCATTTGATGCAAGGAGCCATAGAAGAGATCCGTCAAAAAGGACACGAAATCACGGAGGAAGAAGCAAAGGCGGTCTGCACTGCTATTTTGTTGCACGACATTGGCCATGGTCCGTTCTCGCATGCACTAGAGCACACCTTGGTGAAGGGGATTAGCCACGAAGACATCTCAGTCTTCATCATGAACTACCTCAACGAAGAGTTGAATGGTGAGCTCGATATGACGATTGAGATCTTCAACAATCACTATCCAAAGCACTTCCTACACCAGCTTGTATCTAGTCAGCTCGACATGGATCGACTTGACTACTTGCGCCGTGACAGTTTCTACTCGGGAGTCACTGAAGGACAAGTAGGATCAGACCGCATTATTAAGATGTTGAATGTGGTGGATGATCAATTGGTGGTAGAAGAGAAAGGAATCTATTCAATTGAGAAGTTCATCGTTGCCCGTCGCCTGATGTACTGGCAGGTTTACCTTCACAAGACAGTACTTTCTGCTGAGTTCATGCTGGTGAATATTCTAAAACGAGCGAAAGAACTAAGCCGAGAAGGAGTAGAACTCTTTGCTTCACCGGCGTTAATGACTTTCCTCAACAACGACTTTACTCGAGAAGAATTCTTGAGTAATCCAGATGTATTGAGCACCTTCTGTCGTTTAGATGATTACGATATTTTGAGCTCCATCAAAGTATGGCAAGATCACGAAGACACTGTACTAGCTGAGCTTTGTAAGCGCCTGTCATCACGTGAGCTATTCAAGATTGATCTTCGAAAAGAAGAGTTCTCAGAGGCTGAAGTTCATGAGAAGATTGAGCGCATCAAGAATACCTTCAACTTGAACGACCACGAAGCTTCATACTTCTTGATTCAGGAGTCTATCGACAACCGTGCGTACAGTTCCGCCGCTAACGAGATCAAGATCTTGTTCAAGGATGGCACCACAAAAGATGTAGCCGAAGCAAGTGACCACTTGAACCTGTCAACATTAAGCCAACCGGTACTCAAGCATTTCATAGCCTTTCCGAGTGAGGTAAGATGA
- a CDS encoding bifunctional response regulator/alkaline phosphatase family protein, with protein MSQVRILWADDEIDLLKPHVLFLEQKGYEVVAVNNGAEAVELAEEQHFDIVFLDENMPGLSGLETLQKMKENDATLPIIMITKSEEEHIMEEAIGSKISDYLIKPVNPNQILLSIKKNLDKNRLVSERTTSGYQRQFQQIGMQLNDRLDYHDWTELYKKLVYWDLELEDSQDKGMSEVFRMQQIDANNQFVRFIKENYEDWLNGIEEAPVMSHNLFQNKVKPIIESTGDKPVFLFLIDNLRYDQWKTLQPRISEFLRVEDEEMFYSILPTATHYARNAIFAGLMPSEIARRFPDMWKTENDEGGKNNHEADFLASNLKRMGMDISWSYNKITNLNAGKRLADSFFELKDNKLNVIVYNFVDMLSHARTEMEVIKELADDSPAYRSLTQSWFDHSPLIEMMQKAAEMGGHFIITTDHGTVRVEDPVKIVGDRNTNTNLRYKAGRNLNYNEKEVYEVRDPDDVFLPKYNVSTHYVFATKDDFFVYPNNYNHFVKYYRHTFQHGGVSMEEMLIPFISLSTK; from the coding sequence ATGTCACAAGTACGGATCCTTTGGGCAGATGACGAGATCGACCTGCTAAAACCCCACGTTCTCTTTCTTGAACAAAAAGGCTACGAGGTCGTTGCCGTGAACAATGGTGCCGAGGCAGTAGAGTTGGCCGAGGAACAACACTTCGATATCGTGTTCCTCGATGAGAACATGCCTGGATTGAGTGGCTTGGAGACCCTTCAGAAGATGAAGGAAAATGATGCGACACTTCCGATCATTATGATCACCAAAAGTGAAGAGGAGCACATCATGGAAGAGGCCATTGGTTCCAAGATTTCTGACTACCTGATCAAGCCGGTGAATCCAAATCAGATTCTTCTTTCAATCAAAAAGAATCTAGATAAGAATCGCTTGGTGAGTGAGCGCACTACTTCTGGATATCAACGACAGTTCCAGCAGATTGGAATGCAGTTGAACGATCGATTAGACTATCATGATTGGACTGAACTCTACAAGAAACTTGTTTACTGGGATCTGGAATTAGAAGATTCACAAGACAAGGGTATGAGTGAGGTTTTCCGCATGCAACAGATCGATGCGAACAACCAATTCGTTCGCTTTATCAAAGAGAATTATGAGGATTGGCTCAACGGAATTGAAGAAGCTCCGGTGATGTCGCACAACCTCTTTCAGAATAAGGTGAAGCCGATCATCGAGTCTACGGGTGACAAGCCTGTTTTCCTCTTCTTGATCGACAACCTTCGTTACGATCAGTGGAAGACTCTTCAACCGCGCATCAGCGAATTCCTTCGCGTGGAGGATGAAGAGATGTTCTATTCGATCTTGCCTACAGCTACGCATTATGCTCGTAACGCGATTTTCGCGGGCTTGATGCCTTCTGAAATTGCACGTCGTTTCCCTGACATGTGGAAGACAGAAAACGATGAAGGCGGGAAGAACAATCACGAAGCAGACTTTTTGGCGAGCAACCTGAAGCGCATGGGAATGGATATCTCATGGAGCTACAACAAGATCACCAACTTGAACGCCGGGAAGCGATTGGCCGACTCATTCTTCGAGCTGAAGGACAACAAGCTAAATGTGATCGTCTACAACTTCGTAGATATGCTTTCGCATGCCCGCACTGAGATGGAGGTGATTAAGGAGCTTGCTGATGATTCACCAGCTTACCGATCACTGACGCAGTCATGGTTCGATCATAGTCCGTTGATTGAAATGATGCAGAAGGCAGCCGAAATGGGTGGTCACTTCATCATTACAACCGATCACGGAACGGTACGAGTAGAAGACCCAGTGAAGATTGTGGGAGATCGCAACACCAATACGAATCTTCGTTACAAGGCAGGGCGAAACCTCAACTACAACGAGAAAGAAGTTTACGAGGTACGTGATCCAGACGATGTCTTCTTGCCGAAATACAATGTATCAACTCACTATGTCTTCGCGACGAAGGATGATTTCTTTGTTTACCCGAACAACTACAATCACTTCGTGAAGTACTATCGCCATACTTTCCAGCACGGAGGGGTATCCATGGAAGAGATGTTGATTCCATTTATCTCATTGTCTACGAAGTAA
- the tsaE gene encoding tRNA (adenosine(37)-N6)-threonylcarbamoyltransferase complex ATPase subunit type 1 TsaE, producing the protein MNFRAPDLPAMEEVAKQLIDLLPDDGIIVVEGEMGAGKTTLITQLCAALGVEDKVSSPTFSLVNEYRTSDDDLIFHFDLYRLEDPEEALDFGIEEYFDQGARCFIEWADRLGSYLPETHYVISIEDQEGTRSITFTKNQ; encoded by the coding sequence ATGAACTTTCGCGCACCTGATCTGCCAGCCATGGAGGAAGTGGCGAAGCAGTTGATTGACTTGTTACCCGACGATGGAATCATCGTGGTAGAAGGCGAAATGGGTGCGGGAAAAACTACCTTGATTACTCAATTGTGTGCGGCACTTGGAGTAGAAGACAAGGTGAGTAGTCCGACATTTTCATTGGTCAATGAATACCGAACGTCAGATGATGATTTGATCTTCCATTTTGATTTGTACCGACTCGAAGATCCGGAAGAAGCCCTTGATTTTGGAATCGAAGAGTACTTCGATCAAGGCGCTCGTTGTTTCATTGAATGGGCTGATCGATTGGGGTCATACCTTCCCGAAACCCACTATGTGATATCAATTGAAGACCAAGAAGGGACGCGCTCCATCACATTTACCAAGAATCAATAG
- a CDS encoding alanine dehydrogenase: MDSKKDAIRALAQEAALLPQEEMLEVGKRHQRLTIGIPKETSFQEKRVALVPEAVAMLTAHGHEVIVETNAGRDASFQDKDYSEAGAKIVYDTKEVFQSNIILKVAPPSLEEVKMMPGKQTLLSALQLTVQPVDSLKMLISKKITAIAWDYVRDETGIFPVVRSMGEIAGNTSVLIAAEHLSNVNQGQGLMFGGISGVRPTEVVILGAGTVGEFAARAAIGLGASVKLFDNSMYKLRRIQNDLGQRLWTSTIQPSVLEEALSKADVAIGALRAPFGRTPCVVTENMVSQMKYGSVIVDISIDQGGCFETSRVTNHDTPTFKEYGVVHYCVPNVASRVSRTASSALSNIFAPILVNVGSDGGWTSAIKRHPGLRDGVYLFNGSLVNEIIGEAFNLPYKRLDLLLAAL, encoded by the coding sequence ATGGATTCAAAAAAAGATGCGATCAGGGCACTTGCCCAAGAAGCTGCCCTCCTTCCACAGGAGGAAATGTTGGAGGTTGGAAAACGCCATCAGCGGCTAACCATCGGAATTCCGAAAGAAACTTCTTTCCAGGAAAAACGAGTGGCTCTTGTGCCAGAAGCAGTAGCGATGCTTACTGCTCATGGTCATGAAGTGATCGTTGAAACCAATGCCGGACGTGACGCTTCGTTCCAAGACAAGGATTATTCTGAAGCTGGAGCGAAGATTGTCTACGATACCAAAGAAGTATTCCAAAGCAACATCATTCTGAAAGTAGCTCCTCCGTCATTGGAAGAGGTGAAAATGATGCCTGGAAAACAGACATTGCTATCAGCCCTTCAGCTGACGGTGCAGCCTGTGGATTCTTTGAAGATGTTGATTAGCAAGAAAATCACGGCCATTGCTTGGGATTATGTGCGCGATGAAACAGGGATTTTCCCAGTGGTGCGTTCGATGGGTGAAATCGCAGGAAATACTTCGGTATTGATTGCGGCAGAACACCTCTCCAATGTGAACCAAGGGCAAGGACTTATGTTCGGAGGAATCTCTGGGGTTCGTCCAACGGAGGTAGTGATTCTTGGAGCTGGAACCGTCGGAGAATTTGCGGCCAGAGCAGCCATTGGTTTGGGAGCAAGCGTGAAGCTGTTCGATAATAGCATGTACAAACTCCGTCGTATTCAGAATGACCTCGGTCAGCGTTTATGGACCTCTACGATCCAGCCTTCTGTGTTGGAAGAAGCACTATCGAAAGCTGATGTAGCGATTGGAGCTTTGCGCGCACCATTCGGTCGCACTCCATGTGTTGTGACGGAGAATATGGTGAGCCAAATGAAATACGGTTCTGTAATCGTTGACATCTCGATTGATCAAGGAGGATGCTTCGAAACGAGCCGCGTGACCAATCATGATACGCCAACCTTTAAGGAGTACGGAGTAGTTCACTATTGTGTACCGAACGTTGCGAGTCGAGTAAGCCGAACGGCTAGTTCTGCCTTGAGCAACATCTTCGCACCAATTCTTGTGAATGTTGGGAGTGATGGCGGTTGGACTTCAGCGATCAAACGTCACCCTGGATTGCGAGATGGAGTTTACCTGTTCAATGGGTCATTGGTAAATGAGATCATTGGAGAGGCATTCAACCTCCCTTACAAGCGTTTGGATCTCTTGCTTGCTGCACTCTAA
- a CDS encoding glycosyltransferase codes for MRLLLLSYHFPPLNVTASQRALAWARFLPKHGIDVSVVTYDWEGVSDDEGYEVFRLPAETIKTPGELPAVYRIPGIRSLATLWSYLKGRPEYQLKADENRMWDFLCDHLKTHSYDLVLGVFSPHFHIHHAHRIEKTFGIPFVIDFRDLLNNRYLVDNDHITPFSKKVLDNITLRYWKRWMKNAASWTTVSQPLADVLTSWFGSEGKVIHNGFSPLAERPAPRVFDRFTVMHCGTMYHTQRLDVFLKGFERFISEFPETDLVFWGSTIHIDKHVKESIAEYAPKVTFQSIPRGPREEAFAAQQGADVLLFPAHYGMKGVYSSKIFEYLASESEILLTPNDHDVLEELLNQHPGCTVADTPEDVYQALKASYERRGQKHERNIDQWMRSSQAAEMAAFLKSIVD; via the coding sequence GTGCGATTGCTTTTGCTCTCATATCACTTTCCTCCCTTGAATGTCACGGCCAGTCAACGTGCTTTGGCGTGGGCAAGGTTTCTTCCTAAACACGGCATTGATGTTTCGGTGGTAACCTATGATTGGGAGGGCGTTTCTGATGATGAGGGTTATGAAGTTTTTCGCCTACCGGCGGAAACGATCAAAACTCCTGGGGAACTTCCAGCCGTATATCGCATCCCAGGAATTCGATCATTGGCCACCTTGTGGTCGTACCTCAAAGGAAGGCCTGAGTATCAATTGAAGGCCGACGAAAATCGCATGTGGGATTTCCTTTGCGATCACTTGAAAACCCATTCATACGATTTGGTGTTAGGGGTGTTCAGTCCGCACTTTCATATTCACCATGCTCATCGTATTGAAAAGACTTTTGGGATACCCTTCGTGATTGATTTCCGTGACCTGCTCAACAACCGTTACCTGGTCGACAACGATCACATTACCCCCTTTAGTAAAAAGGTCCTCGACAACATCACGTTGAGGTATTGGAAGCGATGGATGAAGAACGCCGCATCATGGACTACCGTTTCACAACCCTTGGCTGACGTGTTGACTTCTTGGTTTGGTAGCGAAGGTAAGGTGATACACAATGGTTTTTCGCCATTGGCGGAACGTCCCGCTCCGCGTGTCTTCGATCGATTCACAGTTATGCATTGTGGTACTATGTATCACACGCAACGGTTAGATGTTTTCTTAAAAGGCTTTGAGCGTTTCATATCTGAATTCCCAGAGACAGATCTTGTATTTTGGGGAAGCACGATTCACATCGACAAACACGTCAAAGAATCCATCGCTGAATACGCACCGAAGGTTACATTTCAAAGTATCCCGCGTGGTCCAAGAGAAGAAGCGTTTGCTGCACAACAGGGCGCCGATGTTTTGCTTTTCCCTGCGCACTATGGAATGAAAGGAGTTTACTCCAGCAAGATTTTCGAATACCTCGCTTCCGAAAGTGAAATTCTACTCACTCCTAATGACCACGATGTGCTTGAAGAACTCTTGAATCAACATCCTGGGTGCACGGTAGCTGATACTCCTGAAGACGTTTATCAAGCGCTGAAAGCAAGCTATGAAAGACGCGGTCAAAAACACGAACGCAATATTGATCAATGGATGCGTTCTTCTCAAGCCGCAGAAATGGCGGCTTTCCTAAAGTCTATTGTTGATTAA